From Thermogladius calderae 1633, a single genomic window includes:
- a CDS encoding FHA domain-containing protein, with protein MFRRKVKKTGKVIELTLTESPHPLPAVSWEFPPGEYVLGRNPTCDVVLLDPTVSRLHARIYFSDGEWFIEDLGSTNGTVVDGVEIKGKGPVRLKDGSRVVVGKSVLVVKFK; from the coding sequence TTGTTCAGAAGGAAGGTAAAGAAAACAGGGAAGGTCATCGAGCTGACTTTAACCGAGTCGCCGCACCCCCTTCCCGCGGTGAGCTGGGAGTTTCCCCCAGGGGAGTACGTTTTAGGCCGTAACCCCACGTGTGACGTCGTGTTACTAGACCCTACTGTGTCGAGGCTACACGCGAGGATATACTTCAGTGACGGAGAGTGGTTTATCGAGGATTTGGGTAGCACTAACGGGACTGTTGTTGACGGGGTGGAGATCAAGGGTAAAGGGCCGGTCAGACTAAAAGACGGCAGTAGGGTTGTTGTCGGGAAGTCCGTACTAGTTGTTAAGTTCAAGTAG
- a CDS encoding nucleotidyltransferase, whose translation MSFSRKALARVVEKISKRGVEFVVIGSTAVELALNKDVFEGDLDLFVIEPSPVANEDFYRSLAAEEGWEVGLTELGTLKLIANVEGETVEVELYENIMDFNIPDEVVANTRQASINGVKVRVLHPEQYFVLKARQGVDLDKLRNYYRQLGKLNTSLLETTLSYFPEESEDIAERLRSVGFKF comes from the coding sequence GTGTCCTTTAGTAGAAAGGCCCTGGCAAGGGTTGTCGAGAAAATCAGTAAGAGGGGCGTCGAGTTCGTTGTGATAGGTAGTACAGCTGTAGAGCTCGCACTAAACAAGGACGTTTTCGAGGGCGACTTGGACCTCTTTGTCATAGAGCCCAGTCCTGTCGCAAACGAGGACTTCTACCGGAGCCTAGCCGCGGAGGAGGGGTGGGAGGTCGGTTTAACAGAGCTGGGCACACTAAAGCTGATCGCTAACGTTGAAGGTGAGACAGTAGAGGTCGAGCTCTACGAGAACATCATGGACTTCAATATACCGGATGAAGTAGTTGCCAACACGCGGCAGGCCTCTATAAATGGGGTTAAAGTGAGGGTTCTACACCCCGAGCAGTACTTTGTACTGAAGGCTAGGCAGGGAGTAGACTTGGACAAGCTTAGAAACTACTACAGGCAGCTCGGTAAGCTGAATACGAGCCTACTCGAAACTACACTAAGCTACTTCCCCGAGGAGTCGGAGGACATAGCCGAGAGGCTGAGGAGCGTAGGCTTTAAGTTTTAA
- a CDS encoding RpiB/LacA/LacB family sugar-phosphate isomerase, with the protein MPRAIVGSDDLYACAREAVEHLRRKGFEVVVVGALKTGKPEPWPLVAREVGLAVARGEADFGVVVCYTGTGVSIAANKIPGVRAALCNDPETARGARLWNDANVLAMSGRLVTDILAREIIDAWLSVKAPDASELENIERLKSIDGEFRGSKGRA; encoded by the coding sequence TTGCCAAGGGCTATAGTCGGCTCGGACGACTTGTACGCTTGTGCTAGGGAGGCGGTTGAGCACCTCAGGAGGAAGGGCTTCGAGGTAGTAGTGGTAGGCGCCCTGAAGACTGGTAAGCCGGAGCCGTGGCCGCTGGTAGCGAGAGAAGTGGGCTTAGCCGTCGCCCGGGGTGAGGCCGACTTCGGGGTGGTGGTGTGCTACACGGGGACGGGCGTCTCGATCGCGGCGAACAAGATCCCAGGTGTCAGGGCTGCTCTCTGCAACGACCCCGAGACCGCGCGCGGTGCTAGGTTGTGGAACGACGCAAATGTGCTGGCGATGAGTGGCAGGCTCGTAACAGACATTCTCGCCAGGGAGATCATAGACGCCTGGCTATCCGTAAAGGCCCCCGACGCCTCCGAACTAGAGAACATCGAGAGACTTAAGTCCATAGACGGGGAGTTCAGGGGCTCCAAAGGGCGGGCGTAA
- a CDS encoding 50S ribosomal protein L40e, translated as MVLTPINDPVKLKIVYDRVLNKTVCRRCGALNPPGATKCRRCHSVGTLRPKKAVRTAAKTS; from the coding sequence GTGGTGCTTACGCCGATCAACGACCCAGTCAAGCTGAAGATCGTCTACGACAGAGTGCTCAACAAGACTGTATGCCGTAGGTGCGGCGCGTTAAACCCGCCTGGTGCGACCAAGTGCCGGAGATGCCACTCGGTGGGTACACTGAGGCCCAAGAAAGCTGTCAGGACAGCTGCTAAGACGAGCTAA
- a CDS encoding protein kinase domain-containing protein, which produces MVLKEYANIEELSDILGDPLQISRLLLRIKFEVANKRAPFNEALGELERTAKSSIKDHQAVYFLLRHEERSRVIRGVLVGDYVIALTVEEGGVIRLKGKAAFSEVATSYKASNPVIKVSYARITPDVVKDTPIENYLREIISRVSEEKPPNIWVGRLLYDYKVVEAVSDKGGFTYVLKTVGKDGLTYVFKIPRDKLPNGTLLALSGPEKISDFMRSYINVLQVCHPDKEEIARFLARAGLGEALYNELSLYKKYVLCPHGFVLTQETYDADSYIDNPPVIIEPFADLGDLQDYVSRRGVDAKFIASVGLRVAGALALAHALSILHLDVKPHNILLRSDPKEPYGVRPYISDFASTGRAVEGWYKPTRLTPEFADPLSLLEMRAGFDYDVYSLGLTLLTTLTSKKLPHRTLVNLLALKYVYGMDISVEPFLLDYPALATFHKEVEPLFKSLAEGRVRVGELVERVIPLVLDRDKISMDVLSREVDKDLFALLSKTITLKREDRFKNALEFWLSFKKLLQDKKWEDAIPKPS; this is translated from the coding sequence ATGGTGCTCAAAGAGTACGCTAATATCGAGGAGTTGAGCGATATCCTAGGCGACCCTCTTCAGATATCTAGACTTCTACTGAGGATAAAGTTCGAGGTAGCTAACAAGAGGGCGCCGTTTAACGAAGCCCTCGGCGAACTCGAGAGGACGGCTAAGTCTAGTATCAAGGACCACCAGGCGGTCTACTTCCTGCTGAGACACGAGGAGAGGAGTAGGGTCATCAGGGGTGTTCTCGTCGGGGACTACGTGATAGCTTTGACGGTCGAAGAAGGCGGGGTTATCAGGCTGAAGGGTAAAGCAGCCTTCAGCGAGGTGGCGACCTCCTACAAAGCCTCGAACCCGGTGATCAAGGTTAGCTACGCTAGGATAACACCCGACGTTGTAAAGGATACACCCATCGAAAACTACCTGAGGGAGATCATAAGCAGGGTGTCCGAGGAGAAGCCACCTAACATATGGGTGGGAAGGCTACTCTACGACTACAAGGTAGTCGAGGCGGTGTCGGACAAGGGCGGTTTCACCTACGTTTTGAAAACCGTGGGGAAAGACGGGCTGACATACGTCTTCAAGATACCCAGGGACAAGCTACCCAACGGGACACTACTCGCTCTCTCAGGCCCCGAGAAGATCAGCGATTTCATGAGGAGCTACATTAACGTGCTCCAGGTGTGTCACCCTGACAAGGAAGAGATCGCGAGGTTTTTGGCGAGGGCGGGGCTTGGGGAGGCTTTGTACAACGAGCTCAGCCTGTATAAGAAGTACGTTTTATGCCCTCACGGATTCGTACTCACACAGGAGACCTACGACGCCGACTCGTACATCGATAACCCGCCTGTGATCATAGAACCCTTCGCCGACCTGGGCGACTTGCAAGACTACGTCAGTAGGAGAGGGGTGGACGCGAAGTTTATCGCCAGCGTGGGGCTGAGAGTAGCGGGGGCTCTAGCACTAGCACACGCGCTCAGCATACTACACCTCGACGTGAAGCCGCACAACATCCTACTGAGGAGCGACCCTAAGGAGCCCTACGGTGTCCGGCCTTACATCAGCGACTTCGCTAGTACGGGTAGGGCTGTTGAGGGGTGGTATAAGCCCACGAGGCTCACACCGGAGTTCGCGGACCCGCTATCCCTCCTAGAGATGAGGGCCGGGTTTGACTACGACGTGTACTCGCTGGGGTTGACTCTTCTGACAACGCTGACATCCAAGAAACTCCCCCACAGGACACTGGTCAACCTCCTAGCACTAAAGTACGTGTATGGGATGGACATCAGCGTAGAACCCTTCCTCCTCGACTACCCCGCGTTGGCTACTTTCCATAAGGAGGTAGAGCCTTTGTTCAAGAGCCTGGCCGAGGGCAGGGTCAGGGTTGGAGAGCTTGTCGAGAGGGTGATCCCGCTGGTCTTAGACCGCGACAAGATATCCATGGACGTGCTGTCGAGAGAGGTCGATAAAGACCTCTTCGCACTCCTATCCAAAACCATCACCCTTAAGAGAGAGGACAGGTTCAAGAACGCGCTGGAGTTCTGGCTGAGCTTCAAGAAACTGCTACAGGATAAGAAGTGGGAGGACGCGATTCCCAAGCCCTCGTGA
- a CDS encoding UPF0147 family protein, with protein MSSGVRVPDNTAKINNAIYLLLSIINDTAVPRNIRRAATEALNYLRSENLTPGVRAANAVSVLDQVSQDPNMPLSARTKIWQVIAILETIHD; from the coding sequence GTGTCCTCCGGGGTGAGGGTGCCCGATAATACTGCCAAGATCAACAACGCGATATACCTGCTGCTCTCCATCATCAACGACACGGCTGTCCCCAGGAACATAAGGAGGGCTGCCACCGAGGCGCTGAACTACCTGAGGAGCGAGAACCTTACGCCTGGCGTGAGGGCGGCCAACGCCGTGAGCGTGCTCGACCAGGTCAGCCAAGACCCCAACATGCCGCTGTCGGCTAGGACGAAGATCTGGCAGGTCATCGCGATCCTAGAGACAATACACGACTAG
- a CDS encoding DUF402 domain-containing protein, with translation MTSVRVRGISSTALSYLFLLRGFRVVQASGVIRERLGIPFDTSPAEVTVKDSEEPSTLVVLGKPEGVREVLDSITTELRDVVVWWGRPGLHAVVRARVSRLEEGGCVLELPGGVEGVLRACHGREGDLVVVSVARPSFRRGERAVVSRELRFDGLYVSLIKGGKIEFSEFIRDPAKKAELSALAVSKLVGSGLGVRFRSNSQYADPHEVSREIDFLLGVLRDFEAKLKSGGDVGVLYEGESIALVYLTSPAKARLDELRGRVAPTAMGHHQLKYMGLDEVVDYTEYLLSNKAITRESTALLSSYLVYKQVGREFSFRQVKPDGGVVKLSPGVLEKVEAGRGGLTLVFKRVMRSGGVYDGLGVEKMPGDVDYMVVDTSSWTISHNYYRGSDYLGTYVNINTPPDVGEGVVEYLDLEVDVVVRRDGVPEVVDLDKLEDAWRSKALSESLYRRALEEVEKVRSNPTAHVYNPWKNQQK, from the coding sequence TTGACGAGCGTCAGAGTCAGAGGTATCTCGTCAACTGCGCTCTCCTACCTGTTCCTGTTGAGGGGCTTCAGGGTCGTACAAGCGTCGGGTGTGATCAGAGAGAGGCTGGGGATACCCTTCGACACCTCCCCTGCCGAGGTCACTGTGAAGGACTCCGAGGAGCCGAGCACGCTCGTAGTCCTCGGCAAGCCTGAAGGGGTCAGAGAAGTGTTGGACTCGATCACCACGGAGCTACGGGACGTAGTGGTCTGGTGGGGGAGGCCTGGTCTCCATGCCGTGGTGAGGGCGCGGGTCAGCAGGCTCGAGGAGGGCGGGTGTGTACTAGAGCTACCGGGCGGGGTTGAGGGGGTCCTGCGCGCGTGCCACGGAAGAGAGGGCGACCTCGTGGTCGTGTCCGTTGCAAGGCCCTCGTTTAGGAGGGGGGAGAGGGCCGTAGTCTCCAGGGAGCTGAGGTTCGACGGGCTCTACGTCTCCCTCATTAAAGGAGGAAAGATAGAGTTCTCGGAGTTCATCAGAGACCCGGCGAAGAAAGCAGAGCTCTCGGCGCTGGCGGTCTCCAAGCTCGTGGGGTCTGGTCTAGGCGTGAGGTTCAGGAGTAACAGCCAGTACGCAGACCCGCACGAGGTGTCTAGGGAGATCGACTTTTTACTCGGGGTTTTGAGGGATTTCGAGGCGAAGCTGAAGAGCGGGGGCGACGTGGGAGTGCTGTACGAGGGCGAGTCCATAGCCCTAGTATACCTGACGTCGCCTGCGAAGGCTAGGCTGGACGAGTTGAGGGGTAGGGTCGCCCCGACAGCGATGGGGCACCACCAGCTGAAGTACATGGGGTTAGACGAGGTAGTGGACTACACCGAGTACCTGCTGTCCAATAAGGCGATAACGAGGGAGAGCACAGCCCTACTCTCCAGCTACCTGGTGTACAAGCAGGTCGGGCGGGAGTTCTCGTTCAGGCAGGTTAAGCCGGACGGAGGGGTCGTAAAGCTCTCACCCGGTGTGCTAGAGAAAGTGGAGGCGGGGCGGGGAGGGCTGACCCTCGTCTTCAAGAGGGTAATGAGGTCAGGTGGTGTATATGACGGGCTGGGGGTGGAGAAGATGCCCGGGGACGTGGACTACATGGTGGTGGACACGTCGTCTTGGACCATATCCCACAACTACTACAGGGGCTCGGACTACCTGGGCACGTACGTGAACATCAACACGCCCCCGGACGTCGGGGAGGGTGTAGTCGAGTACCTGGACCTGGAGGTAGATGTCGTGGTCAGGAGAGACGGGGTACCCGAGGTCGTAGACCTCGATAAACTGGAAGATGCGTGGAGGAGCAAGGCGCTCAGCGAAAGTCTCTACAGGAGAGCGCTCGAGGAAGTCGAGAAGGTTAGAAGCAACCCTACCGCTCACGTTTATAACCCGTGGAAGAATCAACAGAAATAA